The following are encoded in a window of Haloarcula halophila genomic DNA:
- a CDS encoding YqjF family protein → MDLLRMDWRDVGFLHWAVDPETVAETLHDRLSVDTYDGDAYLGVVPFRMADIRPRGSPIGRSFGELNLRTYVEADGVPGVYFYNLDADDALGVGVARRLFQLPYYRARMRVDRRDGAVRFRSRRTHDGVPAARFDASYEPDGVATTPEPGSLPAFLVERYRFYVDSDGGQLYYADIDHEPWDLRPGAATVRRNDLFEANGFATPDGEPLVHVSDGLPVTAGRLHRL, encoded by the coding sequence ATGGACCTGTTGCGCATGGACTGGCGCGACGTTGGGTTCCTGCACTGGGCGGTCGACCCCGAGACGGTCGCCGAGACGCTCCACGACCGGCTGTCGGTCGACACCTACGACGGTGACGCCTACCTCGGTGTCGTCCCCTTCCGGATGGCCGACATCAGGCCCCGCGGGAGCCCGATCGGCCGATCCTTCGGCGAGTTGAACCTCCGGACATACGTCGAGGCCGACGGCGTCCCCGGCGTCTACTTCTACAACCTCGACGCCGACGACGCGCTGGGGGTCGGTGTCGCCCGCCGACTGTTCCAGTTGCCGTACTACCGCGCCCGGATGCGCGTCGACCGGCGGGACGGGGCGGTCCGGTTCCGGAGCCGCCGGACCCACGACGGCGTCCCCGCCGCCAGGTTCGACGCCAGTTACGAACCCGACGGTGTCGCGACGACGCCGGAACCGGGCTCGCTGCCGGCGTTCCTCGTCGAGCGGTACCGCTTCTACGTCGACAGCGACGGGGGACAGCTCTACTACGCCGACATCGACCACGAACCTTGGGACCTTCGACCCGGCGCGGCGACGGTCCGGCGGAACGACCTGTTCGAGGCAAACGGGTTCGCCACTCCCGACGGTGAACCGCTCGTCCACGTCAGCGACGGACTCCCGGTCACCGCCGGACGACTCCACCGGCTCTGA
- a CDS encoding PrsW family intramembrane metalloprotease gives MQPRKLLRIAKWEVTKNAGGVDKRTIVVMALAILAMGVVAATAVGGGGAAALDQGIYRVGVEQSSPYYAVAASDSTFQVQQPVSGVAAGPRQELTFEGTTLQHAPRTPKQRAALAEFGGSTERYNDELLGRDDNRTAAFPVTVTLRYAEQDGPSLVDPRTGGDGTTDGGSGDGSTDGGSGTDGGDGASDGAAGGGDGGDGAASGGGGANLGSLGARLSGDVDGGTPGDISPPFPFESLVLAFLYIVPMNFVIQAYGSSMLSERLNRRGELLLVTPASRADIIGGKTLPYLLGAVGVAAVITGALRLTGIAPSGSPIAVLAVAPVALLFLSATFCGAMFARSFKELTFVTVTITVTLTSYAFVPAIFTDVTPIALISPLTLVVMDLTGQSIELAEFAFSTAPPLLTALLLFGLGAGLYREEDMFTQRSIPLKVLDTLSGRINSRWSAFKITVILLPLIIVAELVAIAFLFVLDSVSLNVFGTNQTLGIVLILVVVAVVEELAKSLHVYAGYTNAKYEATLRSALGLGVLSGLGFFVAEKGLLIARLANLDTLPIGEAALQGASVPAGTPLWIAGVLLLLPLALHTVTASISSVGATRGLRGYLLGIGLAILVHFAYNFTVVTAVSGYV, from the coding sequence ATGCAGCCACGGAAGCTCCTCCGGATCGCCAAGTGGGAAGTGACGAAAAACGCCGGCGGCGTCGACAAGCGGACCATCGTGGTGATGGCGCTCGCGATCCTGGCGATGGGCGTCGTCGCCGCGACGGCCGTCGGCGGCGGCGGAGCGGCCGCGCTCGACCAGGGGATCTATCGCGTGGGCGTCGAACAGTCCAGCCCCTATTACGCCGTCGCGGCCAGCGATTCGACGTTCCAGGTCCAACAGCCCGTCTCCGGGGTGGCAGCCGGACCCCGTCAGGAACTGACCTTCGAGGGGACGACCCTCCAGCACGCCCCCAGGACGCCCAAACAGCGGGCAGCGCTCGCCGAGTTCGGCGGGAGTACCGAGCGGTACAACGACGAGTTGCTGGGCCGGGACGACAACCGGACGGCGGCGTTCCCGGTGACGGTGACGCTTCGCTACGCGGAACAGGACGGCCCGAGCCTGGTTGACCCTCGAACCGGTGGCGACGGGACGACTGACGGTGGGAGCGGGGACGGCAGTACCGACGGCGGGAGCGGAACCGACGGTGGTGACGGTGCGAGCGACGGCGCTGCTGGTGGGGGCGACGGCGGTGACGGAGCCGCAAGCGGTGGCGGCGGCGCGAACCTGGGGAGTCTGGGTGCACGGCTCTCGGGCGACGTGGACGGCGGGACCCCCGGCGACATCTCGCCACCGTTCCCCTTCGAGTCGCTCGTGCTCGCCTTCCTCTATATCGTCCCGATGAACTTCGTCATCCAGGCCTACGGCTCCTCGATGCTCTCCGAGCGGCTGAACCGGCGGGGAGAACTCCTGCTGGTCACTCCCGCCTCCCGGGCGGACATCATCGGCGGCAAGACGCTGCCGTACCTGCTGGGGGCCGTCGGCGTCGCGGCGGTCATCACCGGCGCGCTTCGGCTGACCGGTATCGCCCCCAGCGGGAGTCCGATCGCGGTGCTGGCGGTGGCGCCCGTCGCGCTGTTGTTCCTCTCGGCGACGTTCTGTGGCGCGATGTTCGCCCGCTCGTTCAAGGAACTCACCTTCGTCACCGTCACGATCACCGTCACGCTGACCTCCTACGCGTTCGTGCCGGCGATCTTCACGGACGTGACACCGATCGCGCTCATCTCGCCGCTGACGCTCGTGGTGATGGATCTGACCGGCCAGTCGATCGAACTCGCGGAGTTCGCGTTCTCGACGGCGCCGCCGTTGTTGACCGCGCTGCTGTTGTTCGGACTCGGTGCCGGGCTCTATCGTGAGGAGGACATGTTCACCCAGCGGTCGATCCCGCTGAAGGTGCTCGATACGCTGTCGGGGCGGATCAACTCCCGCTGGAGCGCGTTCAAGATCACCGTCATCCTCCTGCCGCTGATCATCGTCGCGGAACTGGTCGCCATCGCGTTCCTGTTCGTGCTGGACTCGGTCTCGTTGAACGTCTTCGGGACGAACCAGACGCTGGGGATCGTCCTGATCCTCGTGGTCGTCGCCGTCGTCGAGGAGCTAGCGAAGAGCCTCCACGTCTACGCCGGCTACACGAACGCCAAGTACGAGGCGACGCTCCGGTCGGCGCTGGGACTGGGCGTCCTCTCGGGGCTGGGCTTTTTCGTCGCGGAGAAGGGCCTGCTCATCGCCCGGCTGGCGAACCTCGATACGCTGCCGATCGGTGAGGCCGCGCTCCAGGGGGCCTCGGTGCCGGCCGGCACCCCGCTCTGGATCGCCGGAGTCCTGCTGTTGCTCCCGCTGGCGTTACACACCGTCACGGCGAGCATCTCGTCGGTCGGTGCGACGCGGGGCTTGCGGGGGTATCTGCTCGGTATCGGCCTAGCGATCCTCGTCCACTTCGCCTACAACTTCACTGTCGTCACGGCGGTGAGCGGCTATGTCTGA
- a CDS encoding macro domain-containing protein, with amino-acid sequence MEFEVIQGDIAQQSADALVNAANTSLRMGSGVAGALKRAAGSGLPDEAVAKGPVDLGGVATTDAYDLDADYVVHAAAMPPGGQSTARSIRDATRNALAEADALSCESLVLPAIGCGIAGFDFEDGVRIICDVVDGFEPASLTDVRLIAYSDDDYETIQRVATEVRG; translated from the coding sequence ATGGAGTTCGAGGTCATCCAGGGAGACATCGCCCAGCAGTCGGCCGACGCACTGGTCAACGCTGCGAACACGAGCTTGCGGATGGGATCGGGCGTCGCTGGCGCGCTCAAGCGGGCCGCGGGGTCAGGTCTGCCCGACGAGGCCGTCGCAAAGGGACCGGTGGACCTCGGCGGCGTCGCGACGACCGACGCCTACGACCTCGACGCCGACTACGTCGTTCACGCCGCCGCGATGCCACCAGGCGGCCAGTCGACAGCCCGGAGTATCCGGGACGCCACGCGGAACGCGCTCGCGGAAGCGGACGCGCTCTCGTGTGAGTCGCTCGTCCTCCCGGCGATCGGCTGTGGGATCGCCGGCTTTGACTTCGAGGACGGCGTCCGCATCATCTGTGATGTCGTCGACGGGTTCGAACCGGCGTCGCTGACCGACGTGCGCCTGATCGCGTACTCGGACGACGATTACGAGACGATACAGCGGGTCGCAACGGAGGTCCGCGGGTGA
- a CDS encoding DUF2071 domain-containing protein has translation MLSLTPLEATIGPVSFCHWPVDRSGVAGAVPGWATVETADDTAWLTAVGYTVESIRALGRSIGGPTDVVTVQVPVRGPADQRGAYPLAVFLPRGRLSEALSLFSFPVEPASVEHSINRGCLRRTVTVADRQRLAVEHDADLDVASAAPPDSLAGFLADRERYFLDGPPGRVLVCSVGQPTWRLQSVAGTCREQLFSWLSLPAATGEPLVHASPGGTIALAPPVPTGLD, from the coding sequence GTGCTCTCGCTCACTCCGCTGGAGGCGACGATCGGGCCGGTCTCGTTCTGTCACTGGCCCGTCGACAGGTCGGGGGTCGCCGGGGCGGTCCCCGGGTGGGCGACCGTCGAGACGGCCGACGACACCGCCTGGCTGACGGCAGTCGGATACACCGTCGAGTCGATCCGGGCGTTGGGCCGGTCTATCGGCGGCCCCACGGATGTCGTCACCGTCCAGGTACCGGTCCGTGGCCCCGCCGACCAGCGCGGGGCGTATCCGCTCGCGGTCTTTCTGCCGCGGGGACGGCTCTCGGAGGCGCTCTCGCTGTTTTCCTTCCCGGTGGAACCCGCTTCCGTCGAGCACTCTATCAACCGCGGTTGCCTGCGACGGACCGTCACCGTCGCGGACCGACAGCGACTCGCCGTCGAGCACGACGCCGATCTCGACGTAGCTTCGGCCGCGCCGCCGGACTCGCTGGCGGGCTTTCTCGCGGACCGCGAGCGGTATTTCCTCGACGGCCCCCCGGGCAGGGTGTTGGTCTGTAGCGTCGGCCAGCCGACCTGGCGACTCCAGAGCGTGGCCGGAACCTGTCGGGAACAGCTGTTCTCGTGGCTGAGTCTCCCCGCAGCGACTGGTGAGCCGCTCGTCCACGCCAGCCCGGGCGGGACGATCGCACTCGCTCCGCCGGTCCCGACCGGACTGGACTGA
- a CDS encoding SRPBCC family protein encodes MWAPYGARAAIEQTPDGRRIVVRRDVDAPADTVWDVLTDTEQWHAWGPSVSDVECDDQYIDAGTTGRVRVADAAWFPFEVTSCESYRWTWTVARLNATGHRVEPGPSGTVVAFEIPPLAAGYVPVCARACARIGELVEERERQTE; translated from the coding sequence ATGTGGGCTCCCTACGGCGCGAGGGCAGCGATCGAACAGACTCCGGACGGCCGCCGGATCGTCGTCCGGCGGGACGTGGATGCACCAGCCGACACGGTGTGGGACGTCCTCACCGACACCGAGCAGTGGCACGCGTGGGGGCCGTCCGTCTCCGACGTCGAGTGTGACGACCAGTACATCGACGCCGGGACGACCGGACGGGTCCGTGTCGCGGACGCGGCCTGGTTCCCCTTCGAGGTGACCAGTTGCGAGAGCTACCGCTGGACCTGGACCGTCGCGCGGCTCAACGCGACCGGACACCGGGTCGAACCGGGGCCAAGCGGAACCGTCGTCGCCTTCGAGATCCCGCCACTCGCCGCTGGCTACGTCCCGGTGTGTGCGCGAGCGTGCGCTCGTATCGGCGAGTTAGTCGAGGAGAGAGAACGACAGACGGAGTAG
- a CDS encoding aldo/keto reductase, whose protein sequence is MEYTTLGSTGMEVSRICLGCMSFGTPDWREWVLDEEESREVIERAIDLGINFFDTANMYSLGESERVLGTVLDDYDRDAQVVATKGYFQMDEDDPNSGGLSRKALEQELDNSLARLGMDTVDLYQIHRWDYDTPIEQTMRTLDDAVRRGKARYVGGSSMWAHQFAHSQRVSERAGLERFETMQNHYNLLYREEEREMLPLCDREGIGVIPWSPLARGYLTRPHEEFEATTRGETDDYAREHPYFEGGGREVNERVEELADEYDASMAQIALAWVLEQDAVDAPIVGTSSVEHLEEAVEALEIDLSDGDVEWLEAPYEPVRVSGHE, encoded by the coding sequence ATGGAGTACACGACACTCGGTTCGACGGGGATGGAGGTCAGCCGCATCTGCTTGGGCTGTATGAGCTTCGGGACCCCCGACTGGCGCGAGTGGGTCCTCGACGAGGAGGAGAGCCGCGAGGTCATCGAACGCGCGATCGATCTGGGGATCAACTTCTTCGACACCGCGAACATGTACTCGCTGGGCGAGTCCGAGCGCGTGCTGGGGACCGTCCTCGACGACTACGACCGCGACGCCCAGGTCGTCGCCACGAAGGGGTATTTCCAGATGGACGAGGACGACCCCAACTCCGGGGGGCTCTCCCGGAAGGCCCTCGAACAGGAACTGGACAACTCCCTGGCTCGGTTGGGGATGGACACCGTCGACCTCTATCAGATCCACCGCTGGGACTACGACACGCCGATCGAGCAGACGATGCGGACCCTCGACGATGCGGTCCGGCGGGGGAAGGCCCGCTACGTCGGCGGCTCCTCGATGTGGGCTCACCAGTTCGCCCACTCACAGCGGGTCAGCGAGCGGGCGGGACTGGAGCGGTTCGAGACGATGCAAAACCACTACAACCTCCTCTATCGGGAGGAGGAACGCGAGATGCTCCCGCTCTGTGATCGGGAAGGGATCGGCGTGATCCCCTGGAGTCCGCTGGCACGCGGCTACCTGACCCGGCCCCACGAGGAGTTCGAGGCGACCACGCGCGGGGAGACCGACGACTACGCCCGGGAACACCCCTACTTCGAGGGCGGCGGCCGCGAGGTCAACGAGCGCGTCGAGGAACTGGCCGACGAGTACGACGCCTCGATGGCCCAGATCGCACTGGCGTGGGTGCTGGAACAGGACGCCGTCGACGCCCCGATCGTCGGGACTTCCAGCGTGGAACACCTGGAAGAAGCCGTCGAAGCCCTGGAGATCGACCTCTCGGACGGCGACGTCGAGTGGCTGGAAGCGCCCTACGAACCGGTCCGCGTCTCGGGCCACGAGTGA
- a CDS encoding ABC transporter ATP-binding protein, with protein MIDARDLRKEYGDFVAVEGSTFSVDRGEVFGIIGPNGAGKTTTLKMLAGLLDPTGGEAEIAGLDTETTEMRQRLGFLPEESPLYEEMTPVSYLRFFADLYDVPGEVADERMHETLDELQLEHRDRKLGDMSKGMKRKVAIARSLINDPDVLIYDEPASGLDPLTTNYVIEFTEQLAAEGKTIVFSAHNLFHVESICDRVAIMNEGEIVARGDLEALQREYGETRYHVYTTVEVPDAARRNGHFVREVGSMDAVEETRSLAQDRGGEVVDIRTEESSLEEVFLNVAESGTSGTRYVGEDGESGDGA; from the coding sequence ATGATCGACGCCCGGGACCTTCGGAAGGAGTACGGTGATTTCGTCGCTGTCGAGGGCAGCACGTTCTCGGTCGACCGAGGCGAGGTCTTCGGCATCATCGGCCCCAACGGTGCCGGCAAGACGACCACGCTGAAGATGCTCGCCGGGTTGCTCGATCCGACCGGCGGCGAGGCGGAGATCGCCGGCCTGGACACCGAGACGACCGAGATGCGCCAGCGTCTGGGGTTTCTCCCCGAGGAGTCCCCGCTGTACGAGGAGATGACGCCGGTCTCGTATCTGCGATTCTTCGCCGACCTCTACGACGTGCCCGGCGAGGTCGCCGACGAGCGGATGCACGAGACGCTGGACGAACTCCAGTTGGAACACCGCGACCGGAAACTCGGCGACATGTCCAAAGGGATGAAACGGAAGGTCGCCATCGCCCGCTCGCTGATCAACGATCCCGACGTCCTCATCTACGACGAGCCCGCTTCCGGGCTGGACCCACTGACGACGAACTACGTCATCGAGTTCACCGAACAACTGGCCGCCGAGGGCAAGACCATCGTCTTCTCGGCGCACAACCTCTTTCACGTCGAGTCGATCTGTGATCGCGTCGCGATCATGAACGAGGGGGAGATCGTCGCTCGCGGCGATCTGGAGGCGCTCCAGCGCGAGTATGGCGAGACGCGGTACCACGTCTACACGACCGTCGAGGTCCCCGACGCGGCCCGACGGAACGGCCACTTCGTCCGGGAGGTCGGCAGTATGGACGCCGTCGAGGAGACGCGCTCGCTGGCCCAGGACCGGGGCGGCGAGGTCGTCGACATCCGGACCGAGGAGTCGAGCTTGGAGGAGGTGTTCCTCAACGTCGCCGAGTCCGGGACCAGCGGCACCCGCTACGTCGGTGAAGACGGGGAATCGGGGGACGGGGCGTAG
- a CDS encoding DUF998 domain-containing protein — protein sequence MVGTERASLWAGLVSVVVTNAAILSATLASPGFRWTDNALSNLGQPGHAVATPLTTLLFDGGLVVGGVVGIGFAYALWTASGTVGRAAVPVFVAAMVSMAGIGVFPQSQPLHGPVAIGFYVLSMGAMALSGIGALVTGGPRYAAVTLALTALHVGVWYGWSTGGPVFRDGLAIPEAAGAAVVTVWVVLVAVTHRRPLWTLAGGPDDSER from the coding sequence ATGGTCGGAACGGAACGGGCCAGTCTCTGGGCGGGTCTCGTCTCGGTGGTGGTGACGAACGCCGCGATCCTGTCGGCGACGCTGGCATCACCGGGGTTTCGCTGGACCGACAACGCCCTCTCGAACCTCGGACAGCCCGGTCACGCCGTCGCGACGCCGCTGACGACGCTGTTGTTCGACGGCGGCCTCGTCGTCGGCGGCGTGGTCGGGATCGGCTTCGCCTACGCGCTCTGGACCGCCAGCGGGACCGTCGGGCGGGCCGCCGTCCCGGTGTTCGTCGCGGCGATGGTCTCGATGGCCGGGATCGGCGTGTTCCCGCAGTCACAGCCGCTGCACGGCCCCGTCGCGATCGGGTTCTACGTCCTCTCGATGGGAGCGATGGCACTCTCCGGGATCGGTGCGCTCGTCACCGGTGGCCCCCGATACGCCGCGGTTACGCTCGCCCTGACCGCGCTCCACGTCGGCGTCTGGTACGGCTGGAGCACCGGCGGTCCAGTGTTCCGTGACGGGCTCGCGATCCCGGAAGCGGCCGGCGCGGCCGTGGTCACCGTGTGGGTCGTCCTCGTCGCGGTCACGCACCGTCGGCCACTGTGGACCCTCGCCGGCGGACCGGACGACAGTGAACGCTAA
- a CDS encoding ABC transporter ATP-binding protein — translation MVAIETTGLARRFGDVTALADLTLTVDDGALFGLLGPNGSGKTTTIELLTGQREPSDGSARVVGEDPATDPLAVRRAIGILPEREDPPSFLTPREYLTFVGEVRAVEDIESRIGEWAERLEFEGVLEALATGLSEGERQRVMLAAAFLHEPELVFIDEPLVNLDPIMQEQVKQQLAAYCEAGNTVFLSTHYVDVAAELCSHVGILDGGRLVAECDPRGMSEDELLEYFIAEVGARPEATA, via the coding sequence ATGGTTGCCATCGAGACGACGGGCCTCGCCCGGCGGTTCGGCGACGTGACGGCACTGGCCGACCTCACGCTGACCGTCGACGACGGCGCGCTGTTCGGCCTGCTCGGTCCGAACGGCTCCGGGAAGACGACGACGATCGAACTGTTGACCGGCCAGCGCGAACCCAGTGACGGGAGCGCGCGAGTCGTCGGGGAAGACCCCGCCACGGACCCGCTCGCGGTCCGGCGGGCCATCGGCATCCTCCCCGAGCGCGAGGACCCGCCGAGTTTTCTCACGCCCAGAGAGTACCTCACGTTCGTCGGCGAGGTCCGGGCGGTCGAGGATATCGAGTCCCGCATCGGCGAGTGGGCCGAGCGGCTGGAGTTCGAGGGCGTCTTGGAGGCGCTCGCGACGGGGCTCTCGGAGGGCGAGCGCCAGCGGGTGATGCTCGCGGCGGCGTTCCTCCACGAGCCGGAGTTGGTCTTCATCGACGAGCCGCTGGTCAACCTCGACCCGATCATGCAGGAACAGGTCAAACAGCAGCTGGCGGCCTACTGCGAGGCAGGCAACACGGTCTTTCTCTCGACGCACTACGTCGACGTGGCGGCCGAACTCTGTAGCCACGTCGGGATTCTCGACGGCGGCCGTCTCGTCGCGGAGTGCGATCCCCGCGGGATGTCCGAGGACGAACTGCTGGAGTACTTCATCGCGGAGGTGGGTGCCCGGCCGGAGGCGACCGCATGA
- a CDS encoding hybrid sensor histidine kinase/response regulator, translating into MTGSYQIRALVVDDSDFFAEMTADTLSEKHGIDATAVNNPESALERIRAESFDCVVSDYEMPEMDGLELLRSIRQFEPTLPFILLTGRGDEETASEAIAAGVADYLLKLEVVEDKQYGRLANRIENVVSQNRTRKKFESLVENSPDGIAQLDTDGRLLSVNPAMADQLRGERTELTDRQLTAVMDTETATARIEATREAVETGDPVHTEDTVAGRYYSNQFVPVDGHRGTDWVQLVSRDITERIEREQELQRQNERLDQFASVVSHDLRNPLNVANSALDLLSEPDDETEAEYHAKIDRSLDRMAAIIDDVLALARNGQTVDEPSVVSLSTIATDAWDYVETVESELIVTDDFTFRADPGRLRDMLANAFRNAVEHNDSPVTVEVGTLTDGTGFYVADDGDGIEDGVDDIFQMGNSASEAGTGMGLAIVSEIATAHGWTVEATEGDTGGARFEVTGVDPV; encoded by the coding sequence ATGACAGGCAGCTACCAGATACGGGCACTCGTTGTCGACGACAGCGACTTCTTCGCCGAGATGACCGCCGACACACTGTCGGAAAAGCACGGGATCGACGCGACGGCGGTGAACAACCCCGAGAGTGCGCTGGAACGGATTCGAGCGGAGTCGTTCGACTGTGTCGTCAGTGACTACGAGATGCCCGAGATGGACGGTCTGGAGCTGTTGCGCTCGATCCGGCAGTTCGAACCGACGCTCCCCTTTATTCTCCTGACGGGTCGGGGAGACGAGGAGACGGCGAGCGAAGCGATCGCTGCCGGCGTCGCCGATTATCTCCTGAAACTCGAAGTCGTCGAAGACAAGCAGTACGGCCGCCTCGCCAACCGCATCGAGAACGTCGTCTCACAGAACCGGACACGCAAGAAGTTCGAGTCGCTCGTCGAGAACTCCCCGGACGGGATCGCCCAGTTGGACACTGACGGGCGGTTACTGTCTGTCAACCCGGCGATGGCGGATCAACTCCGTGGGGAACGGACCGAACTGACCGACCGACAACTGACAGCTGTCATGGACACCGAAACCGCGACTGCCCGTATCGAAGCGACACGTGAGGCCGTCGAAACCGGTGACCCCGTTCACACCGAAGATACTGTCGCCGGCCGATACTACAGCAACCAGTTCGTCCCCGTCGACGGCCACCGGGGAACCGACTGGGTCCAACTCGTCTCCCGGGATATCACCGAACGGATCGAGCGCGAGCAGGAACTCCAGCGCCAGAACGAACGTCTCGACCAGTTCGCCAGCGTCGTCAGCCACGACCTCCGGAACCCGCTCAACGTCGCAAACAGCGCGCTGGACCTGCTGTCGGAACCGGACGACGAGACCGAAGCCGAGTACCACGCGAAGATCGACCGGTCCCTGGATCGGATGGCCGCGATCATCGACGACGTGCTCGCACTGGCCCGGAACGGCCAGACCGTCGACGAGCCCTCGGTCGTCTCGCTGTCGACGATCGCGACCGACGCCTGGGACTACGTCGAGACTGTCGAATCTGAGCTGATCGTCACCGACGACTTCACGTTCCGGGCCGACCCCGGCCGTCTCCGGGACATGCTCGCGAACGCCTTCCGTAACGCCGTCGAGCACAACGACAGTCCTGTCACTGTCGAAGTCGGGACGCTGACCGACGGAACCGGCTTCTACGTCGCCGACGACGGTGACGGGATCGAGGACGGGGTCGACGACATCTTCCAGATGGGCAACTCCGCCAGCGAGGCGGGGACCGGCATGGGTCTGGCGATCGTCAGCGAGATCGCGACCGCCCACGGGTGGACGGTCGAGGCGACCGAGGGCGACACCGGCGGCGCGCGGTTCGAGGTGACCGGCGTCGATCCCGTGTGA
- a CDS encoding ABC transporter permease codes for MSEDRSLLSDARLRIARRDVASLSREKTIVLALLIQLFVAGFSSFLVVGLTSLYDPGSVATSEVEVAITGDARAELVEASREHPETDVVAFADAEQAQRQFDRGEVDALLRADYQEREESDGRAIGVTATIPEGSIRSTLIVVQIRQLLGTLERQERLDRSFYLDEPPVPQPPEIGASPYFGFTYTVLIPLLLFLPPFISGSVAVDTITEEIERGTLELLRVAPVSLLDIVEGKALGMTVIAPAQALLWIGLLSANGIAVSNVVPIVLFVTAISVIVVAIGLVLGVTMGRRRPAQLLYSVLTLVIFGGAVVLPEHPATTMAKLAVDSPTTLTYAHVGLMAAVAVGGYLVVRRYVRTVEPETL; via the coding sequence ATGTCTGAGGACCGCTCGCTGCTCTCCGACGCTCGGCTCCGGATCGCCAGACGGGACGTGGCCTCGCTCTCCCGGGAGAAGACGATCGTGCTGGCGTTGCTGATCCAGTTGTTCGTCGCCGGCTTCTCGTCGTTCCTGGTCGTCGGGCTGACCTCGCTGTACGACCCCGGCTCGGTCGCGACGAGCGAGGTCGAGGTCGCGATCACCGGCGACGCTCGGGCCGAACTCGTCGAGGCGTCCCGGGAACATCCCGAGACAGACGTGGTCGCCTTTGCCGACGCAGAGCAGGCCCAACGGCAGTTCGACCGCGGTGAGGTGGACGCGCTGTTACGGGCCGACTATCAGGAGCGCGAGGAGAGCGACGGCCGGGCGATCGGAGTGACGGCGACGATCCCCGAGGGGAGTATCCGTTCGACACTGATCGTCGTCCAGATCAGGCAGTTGCTGGGGACGCTGGAACGACAGGAACGGCTCGACCGATCGTTCTACCTCGACGAGCCGCCGGTCCCGCAACCGCCGGAGATCGGCGCCAGCCCGTACTTCGGGTTCACCTACACGGTGTTGATCCCGCTGTTGCTGTTCCTGCCGCCGTTCATCAGCGGCTCGGTCGCGGTGGACACGATCACCGAGGAGATCGAGCGCGGGACCCTGGAACTGCTCCGTGTCGCGCCCGTCTCGCTGCTGGACATCGTCGAGGGGAAGGCCCTGGGGATGACGGTCATCGCGCCGGCCCAGGCGCTGCTGTGGATCGGGTTGCTGTCGGCAAACGGGATCGCGGTCAGCAACGTCGTCCCGATCGTCCTGTTCGTGACGGCCATCTCCGTCATCGTCGTCGCGATCGGGTTGGTCCTCGGTGTCACGATGGGGCGGCGACGGCCTGCACAACTGCTGTACTCGGTGCTGACGCTGGTGATCTTCGGCGGGGCGGTCGTCCTGCCGGAACATCCGGCGACGACGATGGCGAAACTCGCCGTCGACAGTCCGACGACGCTGACCTACGCCCACGTGGGACTGATGGCCGCAGTGGCGGTCGGCGGATACCTGGTCGTCCGGCGATACGTCCGAACCGTCGAACCGGAGACGCTGTAG